In one Rhodococcus sp. KBS0724 genomic region, the following are encoded:
- a CDS encoding ABC transporter ATP-binding protein produces MTAVIKTIGLDCGYGKLAVVRDLNISVNEGEVVCFLGANGAGKSTSLLTIAGALPTIAGYVEVLGKEVKSARPHEVARRGLAIVPEGRGLFYKLTVAENLRLRRHRTSAVDLGDVLAYFPALEKLLNRRAALLSGGEQQMVALAGALIADPKVIMLDEMSLGLAPIIVEQLLPVVRRIADERGMSVLLVEQHVRAALRVADRGYVLAHGRVVTEGTAAQLRRDAEILEASYLGEQKATDEAEAKGLI; encoded by the coding sequence ATGACAGCAGTCATCAAGACAATTGGCCTGGACTGTGGCTACGGAAAGCTTGCCGTTGTCCGAGACCTCAACATTTCGGTGAACGAAGGTGAGGTGGTTTGCTTTTTGGGCGCCAACGGGGCAGGCAAGTCCACCTCACTGTTGACTATCGCCGGTGCACTGCCGACGATCGCCGGGTACGTCGAAGTCCTGGGCAAGGAAGTCAAATCTGCTCGGCCACACGAAGTTGCGCGCCGTGGTCTGGCGATCGTGCCTGAGGGACGTGGTCTTTTCTACAAACTGACCGTTGCCGAAAATCTACGTCTGCGACGCCATCGGACCTCCGCAGTCGACCTCGGCGACGTTCTCGCCTACTTCCCGGCTCTGGAGAAGTTGCTTAACCGACGCGCCGCGTTGCTGTCGGGCGGAGAGCAACAGATGGTGGCGCTTGCCGGAGCCCTGATCGCCGATCCGAAGGTCATCATGCTTGACGAGATGAGCCTGGGACTGGCCCCTATCATCGTCGAGCAGTTGCTGCCGGTGGTGCGGAGAATTGCCGACGAGCGGGGCATGTCGGTCCTTCTCGTCGAACAACACGTTCGTGCCGCGCTGAGGGTCGCCGACCGCGGATACGTCTTGGCCCACGGCCGCGTGGTCACAGAGGGAACTGCAGCACAACTCAGGCGTGACGCCGAAATCCTTGAGGCAAGCTACCTAGGCGAACAAAAAGCTACCGACGAAGCAGAAGCCAAAGGGCTGATCTAA
- a CDS encoding ABC transporter substrate-binding protein yields the protein MRSMARFGLFAVGVATIMAATLACSSEASDSPGSSASVVPRANADPVDKSLSPVKVGFHNNEGGAISLPDIRLGFEAGVEYVNSELGGINGHPMEAVYCNTDGTPDAALNCGNTFVQDKVVLSAQGLDFGGDGILPALRAANIAEFGALPLTPGLGSAIDDAAFGLASTEEAYAADVVQEHELGAKKLSLVFPDVPASRSSFERVVAPTAAKLGMQVSPYYYTPGGDSTTLAATVLAGSPDAVSLYATEADALAGVQALRGSGFTGTINATQSTAIVDKLDGATLENVIFQSNVYFPGLSDVPEKAVKDIAAFQTYIQGKGITKDLQAQQGFFVAVQSADILRQTPGDTITAAAVHESIKTAKGENFFTGGTYDCSRRTWPGSSACGTGVIFSKLNDDKVLQVLPNQPVDVSVVRPSS from the coding sequence ATGCGTTCTATGGCTCGATTCGGGTTGTTCGCAGTCGGAGTAGCCACGATCATGGCCGCAACACTTGCCTGCAGTAGTGAAGCGTCGGACTCTCCGGGGAGTTCAGCATCGGTTGTGCCCAGGGCGAACGCTGATCCGGTCGATAAGAGTCTGTCTCCGGTGAAGGTCGGTTTCCACAACAATGAGGGTGGAGCTATTTCACTGCCTGATATTCGGTTGGGGTTCGAGGCCGGGGTCGAGTATGTGAACTCCGAGTTGGGTGGTATCAATGGCCATCCTATGGAGGCTGTGTACTGCAACACCGATGGCACCCCTGATGCGGCTCTGAACTGTGGGAATACCTTTGTGCAAGACAAGGTAGTGCTCTCGGCGCAAGGGTTGGATTTTGGTGGTGACGGAATTCTGCCCGCGTTGCGGGCAGCGAACATTGCTGAGTTCGGGGCGCTGCCGCTAACGCCGGGTTTGGGGTCGGCGATTGACGATGCGGCGTTCGGATTGGCTTCGACGGAGGAAGCCTACGCAGCGGATGTCGTTCAGGAACACGAACTCGGTGCCAAGAAGCTTTCTTTGGTGTTCCCGGACGTTCCGGCGTCGCGGTCGTCCTTCGAGAGGGTAGTGGCCCCGACGGCCGCTAAACTCGGGATGCAAGTTTCGCCGTACTACTACACGCCAGGGGGGGACTCGACGACTTTGGCGGCAACAGTCCTCGCTGGTAGTCCGGATGCGGTGAGTCTTTACGCAACTGAAGCGGACGCACTTGCCGGTGTTCAGGCGCTGCGCGGTTCAGGGTTCACAGGAACGATCAACGCGACGCAGTCGACGGCGATTGTTGACAAGCTAGATGGCGCCACCCTGGAGAACGTGATCTTCCAGAGCAATGTGTACTTCCCTGGACTCAGTGACGTTCCGGAGAAGGCTGTGAAGGACATCGCGGCATTTCAGACGTACATCCAGGGCAAAGGCATCACCAAGGACCTTCAAGCGCAGCAAGGTTTCTTTGTCGCGGTCCAGTCGGCCGATATCCTTCGCCAGACTCCCGGCGATACCATCACCGCAGCTGCTGTGCACGAGTCGATCAAGACGGCAAAGGGTGAGAATTTCTTCACAGGTGGGACGTACGATTGCTCGCGTCGAACGTGGCCCGGGTCGTCGGCGTGCGGCACAGGGGTCATCTTCTCGAAGTTGAATGACGACAAGGTATTACAGGTGCTTCCGAACCAGCCGGTGGATGTCTCGGTGGTTCGGCCCTCAAGCTGA
- a CDS encoding branched-chain amino acid ABC transporter permease/ATP-binding protein: protein MSQYLLFLVLGLSIGAVYAALTMGIVLTYQGAGIINFAAAAMATVPLYIYDDLAHGQFTLPLPWFPTFNVGRMSEWSAVAIALLVAAILGAIIELAVSRPLRKAPVLAKVAAAIGIMLTLQAAVALKYGTDARPRTAILPTSSVEIGGATVTVDRLWLIVIVMVIGGVLALWFRRSRTGLAIQAAAENERAASFARLSPSTLGMATWVLASVFISFVMIIAGPASGVITPNNLTLLVVPALAAALVARLSSLWIGLFAALVLGAVQSLLTFFSQTKSWWPDWAQQGITDSVPFVVIVVALFLLGRSIPMRGDDTTSRLPAVFLPKNRPAFVVGFTLLGVLVLALTSGSYRFGVITSLATALIALSVVVLTGMVGQISMAQIAFAGVAGLALSKIGNHIPFPFSMILAALIAMLCGLIVGLPALRIRGAQLAVVTLAAALTLEKFVFGNSKLQNAAGNKIPDAYLFGINLAVRDSSHIARIQFGLMVLVVVVIAFVLVGNLMRAGTGRKMLAVRSNERAAASMGIGVSGVKLAAFALSSFLAGLGGTLIGYGRGQISAESFGVFVGLSFFAIAYFSGITSMGGAVLAGIAGTLGIAFVVVDRNLDLGGYYPLISGISLILTVLLNPMGVAGKMRSDYERFLSKRRRRKQEPTVETAADDERSTAHAIASFRKPVREAGEVLLSAEEITVQYGGVRAVDNVSINVRAGEIVGLIGPNGAGKTSFIDAITGFTPSTGSVYLGEQDLSEMAAHRRARHGLVRTWQSVELFDDLSVEGNVRVADDIGRDWFKLLTDTVRPNPPTSQSVHDAVDTMGLSDFSSRKPSELSLGRQKALGVARALAMQPKVLLLDEPAAGLDTAESQIFGQHLQQVAASGVGCLLIDHDMHLMLEVCDRMYVIEFGKPIADGTPEQVRRNPKVVAAYLGSDHDATAPDPDDSVELPVITAGVGK from the coding sequence ATGAGCCAATACCTACTCTTTCTTGTTCTCGGCCTGAGCATCGGTGCGGTCTATGCGGCACTGACGATGGGGATCGTCCTGACATATCAGGGCGCTGGAATCATCAACTTCGCTGCCGCCGCGATGGCGACTGTGCCTCTTTATATCTACGACGACCTAGCACATGGGCAGTTCACGCTCCCTCTTCCGTGGTTCCCGACATTTAACGTCGGACGGATGTCGGAATGGAGTGCGGTGGCCATTGCTCTTCTGGTTGCTGCGATACTGGGCGCGATTATTGAGCTGGCTGTGTCGAGACCGTTACGGAAGGCTCCGGTGTTAGCGAAAGTTGCTGCGGCGATCGGCATCATGTTGACATTGCAGGCCGCTGTCGCACTCAAGTACGGGACCGACGCACGTCCGCGGACCGCGATCTTGCCCACCAGTTCGGTTGAAATAGGTGGTGCCACTGTGACAGTTGACAGGCTGTGGCTCATTGTGATTGTCATGGTGATCGGTGGTGTGCTTGCGTTGTGGTTCCGGCGGTCGCGGACGGGTCTGGCAATCCAGGCTGCAGCCGAGAATGAACGTGCTGCGTCTTTTGCAAGGTTGTCACCGTCCACCCTCGGGATGGCGACATGGGTTCTGGCATCGGTATTCATCAGCTTCGTGATGATCATCGCGGGGCCGGCGAGCGGTGTCATCACGCCCAATAACCTTACGTTACTTGTTGTTCCCGCTTTGGCAGCCGCGCTTGTCGCCAGGTTGAGTTCGTTGTGGATTGGGTTGTTCGCGGCCTTGGTATTGGGAGCGGTGCAGTCGCTGTTGACCTTTTTCTCGCAAACAAAGAGCTGGTGGCCAGATTGGGCTCAGCAGGGTATTACCGATTCTGTTCCTTTTGTTGTCATAGTTGTTGCGCTGTTTTTGCTGGGACGATCGATTCCGATGCGTGGTGATGACACGACTTCTCGTCTGCCCGCGGTGTTCCTGCCGAAAAATCGTCCCGCTTTTGTTGTCGGGTTCACGTTGCTCGGCGTTCTGGTTCTGGCCTTGACTTCGGGCTCGTATCGTTTTGGTGTGATCACCAGTCTTGCGACGGCGTTGATCGCTTTGTCTGTGGTGGTGCTTACCGGCATGGTCGGGCAGATCTCGATGGCTCAGATCGCCTTCGCCGGTGTTGCGGGTCTGGCCTTGTCGAAGATCGGCAATCACATTCCGTTTCCGTTTTCAATGATCCTTGCGGCTCTGATTGCGATGCTTTGCGGGCTCATCGTCGGTTTGCCTGCGCTCAGGATTCGCGGCGCGCAACTTGCGGTTGTGACTCTGGCCGCTGCACTTACATTGGAGAAGTTCGTCTTCGGCAACTCCAAACTCCAGAACGCTGCGGGGAACAAGATCCCCGATGCCTATCTGTTTGGGATCAATCTGGCGGTGCGCGACAGTTCGCATATCGCTCGTATCCAGTTCGGACTGATGGTTCTGGTCGTTGTGGTCATCGCGTTTGTACTGGTTGGCAATCTGATGCGTGCGGGCACGGGCCGTAAGATGTTGGCGGTTCGTTCCAACGAGCGAGCTGCAGCGTCGATGGGTATTGGTGTATCCGGGGTGAAGCTCGCGGCCTTTGCGTTGTCGTCGTTCCTGGCTGGTCTGGGTGGCACTCTCATCGGTTACGGTCGCGGGCAGATTTCTGCTGAATCCTTCGGCGTGTTCGTGGGTTTGAGCTTCTTCGCGATTGCATACTTCAGCGGCATCACCAGCATGGGCGGTGCCGTGCTGGCCGGGATTGCTGGGACCCTCGGAATCGCGTTCGTGGTCGTCGACAGAAACTTGGACCTCGGTGGTTACTACCCACTGATCAGCGGCATTTCTTTGATTCTCACGGTTTTGCTGAACCCTATGGGCGTGGCGGGCAAGATGCGCAGTGACTATGAACGGTTTCTCTCCAAGAGGAGACGGAGGAAGCAAGAACCCACCGTCGAGACAGCCGCCGACGACGAAAGGTCAACAGCGCACGCGATTGCGAGTTTTAGGAAGCCTGTGCGTGAGGCGGGTGAAGTTCTGCTATCGGCCGAGGAGATCACCGTCCAGTACGGAGGTGTTCGAGCCGTCGACAACGTCTCGATCAATGTTCGTGCCGGCGAAATCGTCGGATTGATTGGACCGAACGGCGCGGGAAAGACAAGTTTCATCGATGCAATTACCGGATTTACCCCGAGTACCGGCAGTGTGTACCTGGGGGAGCAAGATCTTTCCGAGATGGCGGCCCATCGACGTGCGAGGCATGGCTTGGTCCGCACATGGCAATCGGTCGAACTGTTCGACGATCTCTCGGTGGAAGGCAATGTGCGAGTTGCTGATGATATTGGACGCGACTGGTTCAAGCTTTTGACCGACACCGTTCGGCCGAATCCGCCTACATCGCAGTCGGTTCACGATGCAGTCGATACGATGGGCCTGTCAGATTTCAGTTCTCGCAAGCCTTCTGAACTCTCGCTCGGTAGACAGAAGGCACTCGGTGTTGCCCGCGCTCTGGCGATGCAACCGAAGGTGTTGCTTCTCGATGAGCCGGCGGCAGGCCTTGATACCGCCGAGAGTCAGATATTTGGGCAGCATCTGCAGCAGGTGGCGGCCTCGGGTGTGGGTTGTCTACTCATTGACCACGATATGCATCTCATGCTTGAGGTATGTGATCGAATGTATGTCATCGAGTTCGGTAAGCCTATCGCCGATGGGACACCCGAACAGGTTCGACGCAATCCGAAGGTGGTCGCCGCCTATCTGGGCTCGGATCATGATGCTACTGCACCCGATCCCGACGACAGCGTAGAACTTCCCGTGATCACGGCTGGAGTGGGCAAATGA
- a CDS encoding phosphotransferase family protein, whose translation MHDAELLRASRWLSEQEIPFHGPARAALIGDGRSNLTYRVEDTTGRAYILRRPPAGSALPQAHDVEREFSVLTSLQGSQVPVPELFGLCTDPSVIGAPFYVMEYVAGTVLTTNDDGASYPVSARAAAAESLVDSLGAIHELDVDAIGLGRLGRREDYLPRQLARWRRQFHSVSDRPLPIIDEVWSRLSATTPPQRYTGLVHGDFRFGNLLLGEDGRTHAVLDWELCALGDTLSDLGWLTALWREAGEPEVSTSPTGHPGYPTRNEVIALYEARTGRDVSDIEWYQAFALWRLACIGEGIYVRYRDGAMGASEFDVVAQRDHVVDLAEAAARRLPRKGITPRS comes from the coding sequence ATGCATGACGCTGAGCTGCTCCGAGCGAGCCGCTGGCTCTCGGAGCAGGAGATTCCCTTCCACGGTCCTGCCCGGGCCGCGCTAATCGGAGACGGTCGATCGAACCTAACCTACCGGGTCGAGGACACCACTGGTCGCGCGTATATTCTGCGCCGCCCTCCAGCGGGATCCGCGTTGCCTCAAGCCCATGACGTGGAGCGCGAGTTCTCAGTCCTCACCTCACTACAGGGAAGCCAAGTCCCAGTGCCAGAGCTGTTCGGGCTCTGCACAGATCCCTCAGTAATAGGCGCGCCATTTTATGTGATGGAGTACGTCGCGGGCACTGTACTCACGACCAACGATGACGGCGCTTCCTACCCAGTCTCGGCACGGGCAGCCGCTGCAGAGAGCCTCGTCGACTCGCTGGGCGCAATTCACGAGCTCGACGTCGACGCTATTGGTCTCGGCCGACTTGGGCGGCGTGAGGACTACCTGCCGCGCCAGCTCGCTCGATGGCGCCGACAGTTCCACTCGGTCAGCGACCGGCCTTTGCCGATCATCGACGAGGTGTGGTCACGACTAAGCGCGACGACACCGCCGCAGCGCTACACCGGCCTGGTTCATGGCGACTTTCGTTTTGGCAACCTGCTGCTCGGGGAGGACGGACGAACTCACGCCGTGTTGGACTGGGAGCTGTGCGCCCTCGGCGACACGCTGTCCGACCTCGGATGGCTTACCGCATTGTGGCGCGAAGCAGGCGAGCCTGAGGTCTCGACGTCCCCGACCGGTCATCCAGGCTATCCTACTCGAAACGAGGTAATCGCACTCTACGAGGCGCGCACCGGCCGGGACGTCTCGGACATCGAGTGGTATCAAGCGTTCGCGCTATGGCGTCTGGCGTGCATCGGTGAGGGAATCTATGTCCGGTACCGCGACGGCGCCATGGGGGCCAGCGAGTTCGACGTGGTAGCGCAACGAGACCACGTGGTTGACCTCGCGGAGGCGGCTGCACGCAGGTTGCCTAGAAAGGGCATAACGCCCCGCTCCTGA
- a CDS encoding transposase, giving the protein MNINHFLRGSGTLPRHPMLGTPPEVLPCLYAMPQSHHPRSSLRSMSARTSPPSPQPIPPDTACSDGIDTALTRSGLDSVVIRIQSAAGMSVPVRIGVEAAGHYHQPVLGYDWPSGWEIVEVNPTRVSEQRKIFGRRRIKTDAIDFEAITELYCWLARASRRSVAAMSAQS; this is encoded by the coding sequence GTGAACATCAACCACTTTCTTCGAGGATCGGGGACGTTGCCGCGCCATCCGATGCTCGGGACACCCCCGGAGGTTCTGCCGTGCCTGTACGCAATGCCCCAGTCACACCATCCACGATCGTCGTTGCGATCGATGTCGGCAAGAACGTCGCCGCCGTCTCCGCAACCGATTCCTCCCGACACCGCCTGCTCGGACGGTATCGACACCGCGTTGACCCGTTCGGGTCTCGATTCTGTCGTCATTCGAATCCAGTCCGCAGCCGGGATGTCGGTGCCGGTCCGGATCGGTGTCGAAGCCGCTGGTCACTACCATCAGCCGGTACTCGGCTACGATTGGCCATCCGGCTGGGAGATCGTGGAAGTCAATCCGACCCGAGTGTCGGAGCAACGCAAGATCTTCGGTAGGCGCCGTATCAAGACCGATGCGATCGATTTCGAGGCCATCACCGAACTATATTGTTGGCTGGCCAGGGCGTCCCGTCGATCCGTCGCAGCGATGTCTGCGCAGAGTTGA
- a CDS encoding acyl-CoA dehydrogenase family protein has protein sequence MDFELSSRASDLYDRLQIFMTEHVYPSERVYEEELATAGPHTQPPVMEELKRAAREAGLWNLFLPHSTEWGGGLSNLDYAPLAELSGRSMIGPEALNCSPPDTGNMELLTMFGSEEQQAQWLRPLLEGTIRSAFLMTEPEVAGSDATNIRCSIARDGDDYVINGRKWWISGAADPRCRLGIVMGKTDAEAPTFRQQSMILVPFDSPGLKVVRDQLVLGYNHKAGHCEVTLDDVRVPTSSLLGSEGSGFEIAQARLGPGRIHHCMRSIGAAERALELMCRRATNRIAFGAPLGDQGLVQKYIADSRIEIDQARLLTYHAAWLMDKAGNKVARSAISAIKVAVPAMAIRVLDRSMQVHGGAGLSQDFPMAEAFARQRALRLLDGPDEVHLRTVARIELARHANA, from the coding sequence GTGGACTTCGAACTGAGTTCCCGAGCAAGCGACCTGTATGACCGACTTCAGATATTCATGACTGAACATGTCTACCCCTCAGAACGCGTCTACGAGGAGGAACTAGCAACCGCTGGCCCTCACACTCAACCGCCAGTGATGGAAGAGCTCAAACGTGCGGCGCGTGAGGCAGGGCTGTGGAATCTTTTCCTGCCCCATTCAACAGAGTGGGGCGGCGGCTTAAGCAACCTCGACTACGCGCCGCTTGCCGAGCTGAGCGGTCGTAGCATGATCGGTCCTGAGGCCCTGAATTGTTCGCCGCCCGACACGGGAAACATGGAGCTGTTGACCATGTTCGGCAGCGAGGAACAACAGGCGCAGTGGCTCCGCCCGCTGCTGGAGGGCACTATTCGTTCGGCGTTCCTTATGACGGAGCCCGAAGTTGCAGGCTCCGACGCAACCAATATTCGTTGCAGCATCGCCCGCGACGGCGACGACTACGTCATCAACGGTAGAAAGTGGTGGATATCCGGAGCGGCCGACCCGCGGTGCCGCCTTGGGATTGTTATGGGGAAGACCGATGCCGAGGCACCGACGTTTCGGCAGCAAAGCATGATCTTGGTGCCGTTTGACAGTCCAGGACTTAAAGTAGTCCGGGACCAGCTCGTGCTCGGCTACAACCATAAGGCAGGGCATTGCGAGGTCACGCTCGACGACGTCCGCGTCCCCACGTCGAGCCTTCTGGGGAGCGAAGGAAGTGGGTTTGAGATCGCTCAGGCGCGGTTAGGCCCAGGACGAATTCATCACTGCATGCGCTCCATCGGGGCCGCGGAACGGGCCCTCGAGTTGATGTGCCGTCGCGCGACCAACCGCATCGCCTTCGGAGCGCCGCTGGGTGACCAAGGCCTGGTCCAGAAGTACATCGCTGACAGCCGTATCGAAATTGATCAAGCTCGCCTGTTGACGTATCACGCAGCGTGGCTAATGGATAAGGCCGGGAACAAAGTGGCGCGCTCTGCCATCTCCGCTATCAAGGTGGCAGTCCCGGCGATGGCGATCCGCGTTCTCGATCGGTCGATGCAGGTACATGGAGGAGCGGGCCTGTCGCAAGACTTCCCGATGGCCGAAGCTTTTGCCCGACAGCGGGCTCTACGCCTGTTGGACGGGCCTGACGAAGTTCACCTGCGCACTGTTGCGCGCATCGAGTTAGCGAGGCACGCCAATGCATGA
- the istB gene encoding IS21-like element IS1415 family helper ATPase IstB — MSTPLRTATSANGDPLTEAIDLTKRLKLPHIRRSLSDIIPTAKAQRWDPAEVVRVLLAEEAAGRDRANLHTRRKRAGFPTGKTFGDWDETKSSIPRATQDALRTLEWVGRRECFCVCGPSGTGKSHFTEALGQAAVEAGLAVSWFTIEDLGALVRRHRADDSIARALTRIIRSDLIIVDDIGLLPVSEDAAEGFYRLVDAAYERRAIAVSSNLHPSGFDEIMPKTLATATVDRLLHHAHVVVTDGDSFRLTEATTGKGVKPFS; from the coding sequence ATGAGCACCCCTTTGCGCACTGCTACCAGCGCTAACGGCGACCCGTTGACCGAGGCGATCGACCTGACTAAACGCCTGAAACTGCCCCATATCCGCAGGTCCTTGAGCGATATCATCCCGACCGCGAAAGCCCAACGCTGGGACCCCGCCGAAGTCGTGCGGGTTCTCCTCGCTGAGGAAGCCGCCGGCCGGGACCGGGCGAACCTGCACACTCGCCGCAAACGCGCGGGTTTCCCTACCGGCAAGACCTTCGGCGACTGGGACGAAACGAAATCGTCGATTCCCCGCGCCACCCAGGACGCGCTCCGCACCCTGGAGTGGGTCGGGCGGCGTGAATGTTTCTGCGTCTGTGGGCCTTCGGGAACTGGCAAGTCTCACTTCACCGAGGCACTCGGGCAGGCCGCAGTCGAAGCTGGGCTGGCGGTGTCTTGGTTCACCATCGAAGACCTCGGTGCCCTGGTCCGCCGGCACCGTGCCGACGACTCCATCGCCCGAGCCCTGACGAGGATCATCCGCTCCGACCTGATCATCGTCGACGACATCGGTCTGCTCCCGGTCTCTGAAGACGCCGCCGAAGGATTCTATCGCCTCGTCGACGCTGCCTACGAACGCCGAGCGATTGCCGTCTCGAGCAACCTGCACCCCTCCGGCTTCGACGAGATCATGCCCAAAACATTGGCCACCGCCACCGTTGACCGGCTCCTGCACCATGCGCACGTCGTCGTCACCGACGGCGACTCCTTCCGCCTCACCGAAGCCACCACCGGCAAAGGGGTGAAGCCCTTCAGCTAA
- a CDS encoding alpha/beta fold hydrolase: MTISFARLSNGVEICFETIGRPEDPPLLLVMGFGSQMTSWDVEFVESFAALGFYVIRYDHRDCGLSTKFEVPALSPEAVQGGEERAPYSLAEMSDDGVLLLDELHIDTAHVLGVSMGGMIAQLIAIQHPDRVLSLCSIMSTTGAPGVGRPRPEVLAAAATQAATTRTEVIEASVAASRLYSGGGYQFDEDAARRRATANYDRSYYPAGRRRHMLAVRTACDRTEALSKLSMPTVVIHGDSDPLIAFSGGEATVAAIPGSRFVPVQGLGHEIPVPARPTILAEFAANAAVAQYKISMNDPKGLTRAFRTLWSARGALVKATFTVSDCPFSADDLEQLTVSGRRVGYLPPALAASQSRWRLGEIFPLMRCYSLLKENVVANDESRGGWFDYTVAVDAPYTELDETELATMLEEEASRLLSLNEYIIAGQDHKLFSGQYLDERSTFSRVGSRVDGRMVAVRFDGDEMAVNLGAEVPVPGSLLVAYDIEPGDKGHVLGARTSSITEGRSDVVADPGAVTLTPLKSAYGYPKSMTELDAEWNRLVDIYVRNGFPAELNLSDSEYRQSIPRFSLQPAAFAGRLDVPLIVEPRISWKRQAELSDISLSGTSLRIEYTPADSASAEPTAPYCAWMSDWGQRHRSPIAPGEARFSLAEDEAGASMVELVAMILAHPEQHLSGRFFEAIGYVMQHVETFGLAGPGDSGRTPCVFLWRGRPEIGVNLHPIEFSMFRPLVRGRLAL, from the coding sequence ATGACTATATCGTTTGCCAGGCTGAGTAACGGTGTGGAGATCTGTTTCGAGACGATCGGCAGGCCGGAGGATCCCCCGTTACTGCTTGTGATGGGTTTCGGCAGTCAAATGACGAGTTGGGACGTAGAATTCGTCGAGAGTTTCGCCGCACTCGGCTTTTACGTGATCCGCTATGACCATCGGGACTGTGGGCTGTCGACGAAGTTTGAGGTGCCGGCGCTGAGCCCGGAAGCGGTGCAGGGCGGTGAAGAGCGTGCGCCATACTCGCTAGCTGAAATGTCTGATGACGGTGTTCTTCTGCTCGATGAATTGCACATCGATACTGCTCACGTGCTGGGCGTGTCGATGGGTGGGATGATCGCACAATTGATCGCGATTCAGCACCCTGACAGGGTGCTGTCCCTCTGCTCGATAATGTCGACTACAGGTGCACCCGGTGTCGGTAGGCCGAGGCCAGAGGTACTTGCGGCAGCAGCCACACAAGCGGCAACTACGCGCACTGAGGTGATCGAGGCGTCTGTGGCCGCCAGTCGTCTCTACTCGGGTGGTGGTTATCAGTTCGACGAAGATGCAGCGCGGCGCCGCGCAACTGCCAACTACGACCGGTCGTATTATCCTGCCGGTCGAAGGCGCCACATGCTGGCGGTTCGGACGGCGTGTGACCGGACCGAAGCGCTCAGTAAGTTATCGATGCCGACAGTGGTGATCCACGGCGACAGCGATCCACTGATTGCGTTTAGCGGGGGCGAAGCGACGGTAGCAGCGATACCGGGGTCTAGATTCGTTCCTGTGCAAGGGCTGGGCCACGAGATCCCGGTGCCTGCGCGACCGACTATATTGGCCGAGTTCGCGGCCAATGCGGCTGTGGCTCAATACAAAATCTCGATGAATGATCCGAAGGGGCTGACTCGTGCATTCCGGACACTTTGGAGCGCACGAGGGGCGTTGGTCAAGGCGACCTTCACTGTGTCGGACTGTCCGTTCTCGGCTGATGACCTCGAGCAGCTGACCGTGTCGGGCCGGCGCGTCGGCTATCTACCGCCGGCTCTGGCTGCCTCGCAGTCTCGATGGCGCCTTGGCGAGATTTTCCCGTTGATGAGGTGTTATAGCCTCCTCAAAGAGAATGTTGTGGCCAATGATGAGAGCCGAGGTGGCTGGTTCGACTACACTGTTGCGGTCGACGCGCCATATACGGAGCTCGACGAGACTGAGCTGGCCACGATGCTCGAGGAGGAGGCTAGTCGACTCTTGAGCTTGAACGAGTACATCATCGCCGGTCAGGACCACAAACTTTTCAGCGGGCAATATCTGGACGAGCGCTCAACATTTTCTCGGGTGGGATCGCGGGTTGATGGGCGAATGGTTGCGGTGCGATTCGACGGGGATGAGATGGCGGTAAACCTCGGGGCCGAGGTGCCTGTGCCGGGTTCGCTGCTGGTCGCCTACGACATCGAGCCAGGGGACAAAGGACACGTTCTCGGCGCGCGGACATCGTCTATCACTGAAGGGAGATCGGACGTCGTAGCGGATCCGGGAGCGGTCACACTGACGCCGCTGAAGTCGGCTTACGGGTATCCAAAATCGATGACGGAATTGGATGCAGAGTGGAATCGACTGGTGGACATATATGTCCGCAACGGATTCCCGGCAGAGCTCAATCTCAGCGACAGCGAATACAGGCAGTCCATACCCCGGTTCTCACTTCAACCCGCAGCCTTCGCCGGAAGGCTCGATGTACCATTGATCGTCGAGCCCAGGATTTCGTGGAAGCGGCAAGCTGAGCTGAGCGACATCTCACTATCAGGTACCTCGCTGAGAATCGAGTATACGCCTGCCGATAGTGCGTCTGCTGAGCCGACCGCACCGTACTGCGCGTGGATGAGCGACTGGGGCCAACGGCATCGCTCCCCGATCGCGCCTGGTGAAGCGCGCTTCAGCCTCGCAGAGGATGAAGCGGGTGCCTCCATGGTTGAGCTGGTCGCGATGATTCTTGCTCATCCTGAGCAACACCTCAGCGGACGGTTCTTCGAGGCAATCGGCTATGTCATGCAGCACGTGGAGACGTTTGGGCTGGCTGGGCCAGGCGATTCTGGTAGAACCCCATGCGTGTTCCTGTGGCGTGGACGACCCGAGATCGGTGTCAATTTGCATCCGATCGAGTTTTCGATGTTCCGGCCGCTGGTTCGGGGGAGGTTGGCGTTGTGA